Proteins found in one Quercus robur chromosome 2, dhQueRobu3.1, whole genome shotgun sequence genomic segment:
- the LOC126713963 gene encoding protein trichome birefringence-like 19 → MKFHDIELPNEKNTTPNIPKQVFLLALTLIVLTIIPLCLNNDSLSPLPSPKINTNDLKSIESEEKCDVFSGKWVPFSQGPYYTNETCDLIIDQQNCMKFGRPNTEFLNWRWKPDECELPLFDAVQFLELVRGKSIAFVGDSVGRNQMQSLLCLLVGVVHPEDITLNYTSDTIYFKRWFYADYNFTLATLWSPFLVKASDADPSGHSYNSIMNLYLDKVDEAWAAEITTFDYVIFSAGQWFFRPLMFYENDQLVGCYKCQQENITDLTQYYGYRKAFRTAFRTILSLKDYKGVTFLRTFSPAHFENGDWNKGGNCVRTKPFTKEELRVDQYIMEMYLTQMEEQRAATKEGRKRGLEFRLLDTTKAMLLRPDGHPNHYGHSQDKNITIADCVHWCLPGPIDTWNEFLLYMLRREGQLTLGRKLQKND, encoded by the exons ATGAAGTTTCATGATATTGAACTTCCCAATGAAAAAAACACAACACCTAACATCCCCAAACAGGTTTTCCTACTAGCCCTTACCTTGATCGTCCTCACAATAATCCCTCTTTGCTTAAACAATGATTCACTGTCACCATTGCCCTCTCCTAAGATCAATACCAACGATTTGAAAAGCATAGAATCTGAGGAGAAATGTGATGTATTTAGTGGAAAATGGGTTCCATTCTCTCAGGGGCCTTATTACACAAATGAAACTTGTGATCTTATCATTGATCAGCAAAACTGCATGAAGTTTGGGAGACCCAATACAGAGTTCTTGAACTGGAGGTGGAAACCAGATGAATGTGAGCTTCCTCTCTTTGATGCTGTTCAGTTTTTGGAGCTTGTCAGAGGGAAATCAATAGCCTTTGTCGGTGACTCTGTAGGAAGGAACCAAATGCAATCATTATTGTGTCTCTTGGTTGGT GTGGTTCATCCTGAGGATATCACTCTCAATTATACATCTGACACAATATATTTCAAACGCTGGTTTTATGCTGACTACAATTTTACATTAGCAACACTCTGGTCTCCATTCCTGGTTAAAGCCAGTGATGCAGACCCCAGTGGTCATTCCTACAACAGCATCATGAACCTCTACTTAGACAAGGTTGATGAAGCATGGGCAGCCGAGATTACAACATTCGACTATGTAATCTTCTCAGCCGGACAATGGTTCTTTCGACCATTGATGTTCTATGAAAATGATCAGCTTGTTGGGTGCTACAAGTGCCAACAAGAGAACATCACAGACCTCACACAGTACTACGGATACAGGAAGGCGTTTCGAACTGCTTTTAGAACCATTCTAAGCCTTAAAGATTACAAGGGGGTGACATTTTTGAGGACATTTTCTCCAGCACACTTTGAAAATGGAGACTGGAATAAAGGAGGAAATTGTGTGAGGACAAAGCCCTTTACCAAGGAAGAATTGAGGGTGGATCAATATATTATGGAGATGTACTTGACTCAAATGGAGGAACAAAGAGCTGCAACAAAGGAAGGGAGGAAGAGAGGTTTAGAATTTAGGTTGCTAGATACAACTAAAGCTATGTTGCTGCGGCCAGATGGGCATCCGAACCATTATGGGCACTCCCAAGATAAGAATATAACAATAGCCGACTGTGTCCACTGGTGCTTGCCGGGTCCTATTGACACATGGAATGAGTTTTTGCTTTATATGTTGAGGAGGGAAGGTCAATTAACATTGGGAAGGAAACTACAGAAAAATGATTAG